A segment of the Lolium perenne isolate Kyuss_39 chromosome 3, Kyuss_2.0, whole genome shotgun sequence genome:
GCGGAGTCTGTATCTGTGTAGTAACAGTCAGGTCTGCTAATGTATTGGTACATATGAATACGAGCACATGCTGTAATAGCCGCTGAGATTTGAACAGCTGTGTTAGTAGGAAGATTCCAGTCAGATGAGTTGTCAACATGTCCTGTTTTGCTATTATAACTGACCATATAGTAATGATCGCTTAGCATGTCACCTGAGATGAAATTGGAGTTCTGTATCAAATACTCATATCGTTCCTTTTTTGCATACCTCCGTTATAGTAATTTCCGGATTTATACCCAATCTACCGTATAGCGAGTTCATGAGAATCTTGTAAACATATGACATAGCATCGTCACCACTTTTCTTAGCTTCTTATCTGCTGGCGAAGAGGTCTGACACAAAGCTTTCGAAAGGACTAATCATCTCCTCAAACAAGTAACCCCTGAGTGGTATAATCTGGTAACCCAAATCGCGGGCATACTTCAGCTCTTCGCTGTAATATACACCCCCAAATTTCCCCGTTGGGAAAAGTAGTGTATTATTTTGCTTTTTGTATGGCAAGAATGGGCGATTAATAGTAGTAGGACAAACAACATAAGCCTCAATAAACCCAAACATATCATCCAATTCCAGGCCTTCCAAATTACCATGCCAGACAGGTTTTCCACCAGGCATAGCAAATGTTTTCATTACATATGGATATAAAGAGTTGACGTCATAATAATAAATATTTGAACCATATGGCTTGTACGTCTCAGCATGACCTCCATAGTAACCACACCGAATGAATGCATCCTGGTTACTACTTGGAATATAGATAGGGCCATCATTTTGATCGTAATAATTCATTCGATATATTCTCATTGCTAGCGATGACAATGTCAAACATTGCCCGATATCCACATTGTATTTTGTCCAATAAATTTATTGAGCCCGAAGCATCACACCAGCTAAAAGACGGATATCTTGTTCCATATAATCCAACAATTGGGCCCTATTATCCTTCAGAGAAGACACTTGAACCTCGTCATGTACTATTGACCCTTTTGAACCAAAGTGCGGACATAATGTCTTAGCCAATGTTTCTAGACTATTAGGGAGTAGAGTGTAGGAATCTCGTAGATGGAACAACAATTTATTCCGCCCAGATGGAGTAATCCTAGAAACAGATAACTGGTAAAGCTTATTGTTCCTCATCAGAGGTTTAATGGAGTACTCGACCATATGATAAAAACTTCATTAAGAGAATACCATCGAATCGTGAGAAATTAATTGTGAAAGTAAACGGTTTTCACGTCATTGTGTTTAGATACCAGTTGGGCTATACGCTCTATAAATTCTACCAGCATTTTTGTATTCCTTTCTTCAAAGGAAGGTAATATATAATTGTATTCCTCACTAAAATATGTGTCTATTTGATCATCTATGGCGGCCACATCATCCCCCAGATGAACCTGTAAGAACCCAGCTGCATAAGGTACATGCGCATTATTTACTAAAACAGTCTCTATATCGGCTACTATGAATGGAAGACATTTCACTCTATTCCGCTTCAAAGCCGTGATACGCTCTGGGTGTTTTCTACGATTCCTACCCATAGCTCTAGCTTTAAGTTATTGTGGTTTACCACTACCTATGCCAGATTCTATTAGATTCCAAATTATGCTTGCAATTTCATCGGAGCTAGGGATATCATTGTTAGTGATTTCATGTCTATCAAGCAGGTACACTCGAATGTATACACCCTTATAATTTTTATTATCGTATTCTTCAGCTTTTCAAATTATTAGCTTCTCAATCATAGCATAGACATTCATATTGGGCACTGCATTCCCACTTGAATCTTCCAATGGAATAGCATTACCTATAATAAAGGAGACAAGTTCTCCTCTTGGGCTTATCATGTTATACCCAATAGTAAACTTGGCATATTTAAATCGTGTATTGTACACAAACTTAATGAGTAGTCTCATTACGGCCAAAGCTATAATCGTAGTCTCCTGACATCTGAGGTAAGGTTCTTGAAAATCCACTCCAGCTATTCTCAAGCCCAGATGTGGATCCTTGAAATACTCTCGATCAATCAAATCTTCTAATCTATACCAAGACTGATAGAAGTGATCTTTAATCATCTTCAATCCTTTTCGGGGACTATAAGTCGTTTTCTTACCTGCTTCATTTTAAAGTAAACCAGAAGATGCCCCATTCTCAATGCTATCATCATATGTCTCGGAACAAGAAAATGGAACCTGCATACTTTTATTTGTTACCCTTACTAAACCGCAGTAAGGATACGAATACGACTTAAATAAACTACTATAAGGATCAGAATAAGTACTAATGCTCTGTATAATACTTTTCCCCGAGCGATGGTTTAGCGGATTCGGAATTGTAACCAAGCATCCTGGGTTCTATTATACCCGATTCAACACTAGAGCATGCAGCCGATCCTGGATACATAACTATATAAAGTGTGCAGTGAGGGATCTTTATTGGTAGCCAGTCTTTCACTTCTGCCTCTCCACTCCCATGCCTTTCTTGGTCGGACCAACCCAACCGGCGATTTCCGACAAGTCTTTCTGCTTAGAGCAAGAAGCGGAACCAAAATAAAGCTTTCTTTATTTTCATTTATGGATAACCAATCCATTTTCCAATATAGTTGGGAGATTTTACCCAAGAAATGGGTACATAAAATGAAAAGATCGGAACATGGGAATAGATCTTATACCAATACTGACTACCCATTTCCATTGTTGTGCTTTCTAAAATGGCATACCTATACAAGGGTTCAAGTTTCGATCGATATTTGCGGAGTGGATCATCCCTCTCGAAAACGCAGATTTGAAGTTGTCCATAATTTACTGAGTACTCGGTATAACTCACGCATTCGTGTACAAACAAGTGCAGACGAAGTAACACGAATATCTCCGGTAGTCAGTCCATTTCCATCAGCCGGCCGGTGGGAGCGAGAAGTATGGGATATGTCTGGTGTTTCTTCCATCAATCATCCGGATTTACGCCGTATATCAACAGATTATGGTTTCGAGGGTCATCCATTACGAAAAGACTTTCCTCTGAGTGGATATGTGGAAGTACGCTATGATGATCCAGAGAAACGTGTGGTTTCTGAACCCATTGAGATGACCCAAGAATTTCTCTATTTCGATTTTGCTAGTCCTTGGGAACAGCGTAGCGACGGATAATTCCGAATCTACATAGGTCTAGTCCAGGGGACAAATCAATAGGAAATGCTATTTGCTTCTGCGGATCATTGTGCAAtccaaaaaaaaatgataaagaCCAATCCAAAACTTATGCATTTCGTTGGAAAAACCAACGCCAACCCCCTATCTCAGTCTTCTTTCTTTTTAAAGTTCGGAGCAGAGCTGAAAAGATGGAGTTACCCTACGAAATGAACGACCGATTGTCGCATCGCATCTCGTCCTTGTTCATTTGGATCTTAAAAGCGCTTGCCAATTTCTACTTACCGGGAAGCGCGATCCTAGTAGGATTCCATTTGAGTCTATTAGCGACAAGTTCCACCGCAATGGCCGAGGGTCCCCCCCGACTGGATGACCGGGGATCCAAATGAGAGACTCCTCCGTAAGACCGAGAAGCAACTTCTAAAGGTCAGCGAGGAGTTGGATCAGGTGACTGCCCAAGCTGTGGAAAACACACAGTTGTTCCCTTTGCTGTTACCGGGTACAAATGCGGCGGAACAAGCTGACACCATCCGTTCCATTCTGGAACATGATCTGGATGGTATCAATCTGAATCAGCGAATTAGAAGAATCCAGAAATGGCTCCAACCGGGAGAAATCTCGAATTCCGAAAGCCAATTCTGGGTCCAAATAATTGATCAACTCAACAGGTTGATGCCTTAAGACCCTTACTCGCACGCATATGTCTCAATTCTTTTTTCCTTTGAATTACTCATTTTTTTGGAATTTCGCACCGGAAACTTTTCTAGGAGAAGTTCGAATCCGTTCCGTTCGGATATTGATCGGTCTTGGTTTGACATGGTTTACGCGTTACTGGTTCCCGGAAGAGTCAATATCTCCATTAGCTAAACCCTTTATTACCCTACCTTTGGACTCGTATTTTGTTTGTACACAATCAATggaggcccccccccccccgacatATGTTGCAACATCTTCAATAGCATGCTCTTACTTCGTCTTTCCCTTAATAAGTCATCAAATTTGGTGCTTTTCGATCCCCAGTTGCTATGGGGAACAAAGGCTGAAATACAATAGAATCCTCCATTTAAGTGGTTCTCGCTTCTCCTTGTTCCTGCTCCTAACTCCTCCCCGGGTAGTTCCCAATGTTTGGCACTTTCCATACTTCGTGGGTGCAACATCAACAAATTCGCTCATGATCAAGTTACAACCTAAGATCTATGACTATATTATGTTAACTGTTCATATTTTGTTCACTCCATCGGTATGCTCTCAGGTACCTGTAATTGTGATCTGTTTGCCAGAACCAAGGGGTCTTTCTGTGGAAACCTTCACGAGAAATCGTCGTTTTTGATGGTTTTTCCACTTTTCACAGCTGCTCTTTCCACACCCCCGGATATCTGGTGCCAAACCGTCGCCCCTTTCCTTATATATTCGATAATCGAGTTTGCTATCTTTGTGGCATTGATTGTACAAGTTCGTGAAGAGGGCTGGACGAGTAGAATGAGGGAAAGCGGCTCGATCGAGAAAAAAGAGGAGTAGACTAGCCCCCCTAGAACTTTGTTTGAAAGTCACTATCAATGAATTCCCGAGCAATTCTAAACCAACATATGCTCTGTATAGACGGAATCTAAGATTCAGATTTTCTATTGTGTGAAGAAAAGGTCTAGACGGAATCTAAGATAAGAACCTAACAGAAGTTTTGCGACTCCTCTAGGCGAAGAAAGGTGGGTCCCTGGCCCACCCTAAGTCAGTTCGAATCTGACGAGTCGTCTTACTCGTCTTCACGGAGACTCTGATCAAAGAGCAGAAAGGCAGAAAGCTGGTGTTTAGAGATGAGAAGTGGGCTATATCCCCAGGGGACTGAACACTTGTTTCATCTATGAAGAGTAGAGTAGCTATCTCGAGATGTCCATGCTGAGATTCAATGGTGGAGTTTGGAGCTTCGAACCTATACTGAGCTTTAGACGGATCTAGTTTTCAAGGCACGGGTTCAATTACTTTCCTTTGTTTGCTTCTCTGTAGTGGAGGTAGGTACTATCAACATCACTTATTTGTTACTCTGAGGTCGGAAGAAGGCAAACCAAGGGTTCCAATCCGGAGAAGGAATTGGTGCGTAGATATAGATCGTCATGGTTAGGCTCACTACTTATAACAGTGGTACGTGAAGACTGGTATGTGCAGATTGGACGAAGATAGTCGTTCGCAACAGACGGGTGTTTCCAATTCAAGTCACTACTAATGGAGCGAGAGGAATTTGAATAATTTGAAAGAGAAGGCCACAGGGAGTGATCACGAGTGCACTTTCGAGCTTCTGGACCTGGAGTTACGGACATGTCCAGATGACGGTATGTTGTTATGCAGGCGTATCCATCTTCCTTCATCACCACCTCTCTCTCCCGCACCCCACGACGATGAAAAATGTCCACAAGGAAACTGTAGTCGCCGCCCACGCTGAACGTCTGGTGACTCGCACCGTCGAGCTCAGGAAACTGTACGCGCCTGCTGCGAGCGGAAAATGATTCAGAAGCGGCAATGCGCAAGGCCACCAATCTGCACGCCGATCCACACCTGCTCCGCCAGACAGTGCCGAAGTTAAACGCTCTTACTCGTTGCGCACCGGTAGCACGTCGTAGGCCCCTGCACTACGCTAAAACGATGTTTCAATTGCCAGGCAGGGAAGCCGTCAGTTCTGTGTCGCATACGCCAAGTATCATATATCTTCCATTCAAAGATACTGTCCAGCAGCAACAACCAGGTGTGTCCCGTGCGTTATCTTACATCCTTTCGTAGTCCCGCGCGCTTACTTTTGTCCATCTTTTCATGGTTCTGAGCTTGATCTAGAAATTCACTAACTCGACCTATCCCTTTCCTATAAAACATCGTATGGTAAGATAAGGACAAGGCTGGCTCACTTGGAAAGGCAGATGAGGCTCTGATACCTACTTTATACTTATAACGAGCATATGCCTTCCACAGAGAGTGCGGAGAGTTGAGAATAACCGCGTCTGCGGCTTCCCTATAACGAAAGTCCAGTGCCTTCTAAACAGAAGAAGCAGAACATGGTGAAAATCTTAGTCTTGTGAATAATTTCTATATTGGGCCATGCCCTTGATAAACTAACTCTTAGGATTTGGTCTGGTAACCAAATACCTTATTGGGGATGTCTCAAAGGATGTGATTACTTAATGATATGGGAGTCTAATCTCATAAATGTAACAAAAAAACGTTATCTTCACGAGAAAAAACGGAATAAACCCCCGTATTATGTGCGCCTAAAGTACACAATACTTAGGAAACAGGATCGCCATAGCGCCCCTTCTTAACTAATACCCTCTCTTCTTGTTTGTTGGTCAGCGCAAAAAGCAGTAATTCGAAGTTCTTGTAATGACAAGTCTCCTCGGCAGGCACGAGGAGTAGACTAGCCCCCCTAGAACTTTGTTTGAAAGTCACTATCAATGAATTCCCGAGCAATTCTAAACCAACATATGCTCCGTATAGACGGAATCTAAGATTCAGATTTTCTATTGTGTGAAGAAAAGGTCTAGACGGAAGCTAAGATAAGAACCTAATAGAAGTTTTGCGACTCCTCTAGGCGAAGAAAGGCGGGTCCCTGGCCCACCCTAAGTCAGTTCGAATCTGACGAGTCGTCTTACTCGTCTTCACGGAGACTCTGATCAAAGAGCAGAAAGGCAGAAAGCTGGTGTTTAGAGATGAGAAGTGGGCTATATCCCTGTGGACTGAACACTTGTTTCATCTATGAAGAGTAGAGTAGCTATCTCGAGATGTCCATGCTGAGATTCAATGGTGGAGTTTGGAGCTTCGAACCTATACTGAGCTTTAGACGGATCTAGTTTTCAAGGCACGGGTTCAATTACTTTCCTTTGTTTGCTTCTCTGTAGTGGAGGTAGGTACTATCAACATCACTTATTTGTTACTCTGAGGTCGGAAGAAGGCAAACCAAGGGTTCCAATCCGGAGAAGGAATTGGTGCGTAGATATAGATCGTCATGGTTAGGCTCACTACTTATAACAGTGGTACGTGAAGACTGGTATGCGCAGATTGGACGAAGACAGTCGTCCGCAACAGACGGGTGTTTCCAATTCAAGTCACTACTAATGGAGCGAGAGGAATTTGAATAATTTGGAAGAGAAGGCCACAGGGAGTGATCACGAGTGCACTTTCGGGCTTCTGGACCTGGAGTTACGGACATGTCCAGATGACGGTATGTTGTTATGCAGGCGTATCCATCTTCCTTCATCACCACCTCTCTCTCCCGCACCCCACGACGATGAAAAATGTCCACAAGGAAACTGTAGTCGCTGCCCACGCTGAACGTCTGGTGACTCGCACCGTCGAGCTCAGGAAACTGTACGCGCCTGCTACGAGCGGAAAATGATTCAGAAGCGGCAATGCGCAAGGCCACCAATCTGCACGCCGATCCACACCTGCTCCGCCAGACAGTGCCGAAGGTAAACGCTCTTACTCGTTGCGCACCGGCAGCACGTCGTAGGCCCCTGCACTACGCTAAAACGATGTTTCAATTGCCAGGCAGGGAAGCCGTCGGTTCTGTGCCGCATACGCCAAGTGTCATATATCTTCcattcaaagatattgtccagaaGCAACAACCAGGTGTGTCCCGTGCGTTATCTTACATCCTTTCGTAGTCCCGCGCGCTTACTTTTGTCCATCTTTTCATGGTTCTGAGCTTGATCTAGAAATTCACTAACTCGACCTATCCCTTTCCTATAAAACATCGTATGGTAAGATAAGGACAAGGCTGGCTCACTTGGAAAGGCAGATGAGGCTCTGATACCTACTTTATACTTATAACGAGCATATGCCTTCCACAGAGAGTGCGGAGAGTTGAGAATAACCACGTCTGCGGCTTCCCTATAACGAAAGTCCAGTGCCTTCTAAACAGAAGAAGCGGAACATGGTGAAAATCTTAGTCTTGTGAATAATTTCTATATTGGGCCATGCCCTTGATAAACTAACTCTTAGGATTTGGTCTGGTAACCAAATACCTTATTGGGGATGTCTGGGCAGTGACAGTACTTAATGATATGGGAGTCTAATCTCATAAATGTAACAAAAAAATGTTATCTTCACGAGAAAAAACGGAATAAACCCCCGTCTTATGTGCGCCTAAAGTACACAATACTTAGGAAACAGGATCGCCATAGTGCCCCTTCTTAACTAATACCCTCTCTTCTTGTTTGTTGGTCAGCGCAAAAAGCAGTAATTCGAAGTTCTTGTAATGACAAGTCTCCTCGGCAGGCACCCCAACCAACTTAGGTGGAAAGCCTAAGGAgacccctcgaggaagcagatcgAATTCAATCAAGTGTGACTATTTATTTCCCCTTCGTGCGTGCGGGTAGTGAGGTATCCATGATTTAGGATATCTAAGCCCTACATACAAGTTTTAATAAAGTGCTCGCTTCTAGACGATTGACGGGTTGGGGCATTGCCGGTGCAGGTTTGGTCGCCAGAGATTATCGAGGGAAGTTCATTGCTGCGGCATGCAGGAAGTACATCAACATCAGAGATCCTTTTACAATTGAGCTTATTGCGTGCCGTGATACTGTCCTGTTTGCCAAGGATAGGGGCTCCGGGTGAAAGTGCAGATGGAAACTGATTGCTAGATGGTTCAATCCCTGTGGCAGGATAGGCAGGGACAGCGAGCTGAAGGGATCCAGTTGTTGCGCTCGATGCAGGTTCTGTTTCAGAAGTTCAGTAACCATCCGTCGTTCCTTGAGCCATAGATCCAAATCAGGAACAGAGCAATTGACCGGTCCCCATTGACGAGGTTCATGGCCATACAAGATCACAAAAGGAGAGTTCTTGATTGCCGAATGGTGGTGTTATACCAGTACTCAGCGAGAGATAACCATTGGCTCCACTTGTGAGGATGAGCGTGAACTCTCTCTAGCTAAGGCGTTGGAAGCAGGCATTAAGTCAGCACCGGAAGATGTTTCATAAAATTCCCGCTCCTTATAGAGCTCGTGTGAAACTCAGAACCATACTGATCCGATCTTGCGCAGATAGGTAGGGACGATTCATCCAGTAACCATGCCTAAAGTCATAAGCTGACCCATTACTTCTGTAGGTGCCTCAATTCTTCCCATTTTTCTACTTATATAACTCTTTGGGGTCCATACCGCACTTGGGGACGGGATATGATTGGTTTCTTAAACAAACCTTTTAGAGCGTTGTCATCTTACCAGCACAGGACTCAATAGTAAGGACTGTCACTGCATTGATATCGCTCATGGATCGTGTTATACTTGGGAAGATCCGGCCCAAGGGGAAGTCTGTTATCCACAACCCAACCTTAGATGAGGGAGAAGTTAACGCTTGATCTTCGACCCAATACAATGGAAGGGAGCTAAAGCCTTCTTCCTTTTTTCAAATTCGTTTATGTGGAACGATAGCTCAAAACAGCATTCCATACAAACGTAAGACACCCATGTTTCACCTCATCTTGTTTTATTTTAGGTGGGATCTGGATCTCTTAGACGATTTGAGCCTTCTTCTCATTTTGGATACCTTTCTTCTACAATCACTTAAAAATGGAGCTACCGTCACCGTTATGTTCTCGGGACAAGATAAGATCTCGAGTAAGATTTCTCATGAGGATCAGTGTGGCAAGGATTGGTCTAGGTTTGAGGCGTTTCGCCTAAGAGAGCCATTGAATCTCAGCATGGCCAGAGCGAACTAGAGGAGCACGCCCCACCCGTATCTATAACGCACCATTGAGTTCGGTATAACCATGCCAGGGCGGGCAGACAAAGCGTGCAGTGCCAACTTGCTACTAGGTCAGGGACCTAGCTGACAGAACGGAACTGAATCGAAGACTACCAGTTTCCTCTTGTCGACTGGATTGTTATCCAT
Coding sequences within it:
- the LOC127338512 gene encoding NADH dehydrogenase [ubiquinone] iron-sulfur protein 3, with protein sequence MDNQSIFQYSWEILPKKWVHKMKRSEHGNRSYTNTDYPFPLLCFLKWHTYTRVQVSIDICGVDHPSRKRRFEVVHNLLSTRYNSRIRVQTSADEVTRISPVVSPFPSAGRWEREVWDMSGVSSINHPDLRRISTDYGFEGHPLRKDFPLSGYVEVRYDDPEKRVVSEPIEMTQEFLYFDFASPWEQRSDG